A stretch of Telopea speciosissima isolate NSW1024214 ecotype Mountain lineage chromosome 11, Tspe_v1, whole genome shotgun sequence DNA encodes these proteins:
- the LOC122646279 gene encoding probable peroxygenase 4: MASSSVALSDDTKNQDIYGDDLEPLQKHAAFFDRNKDGLIYPWETFKGFRAIGSGIPLSTVASIFINVALSGKTRPGKFSLLFPIEVKNIQKGKHGSDSGVYDTEGRFVPEKFEQIFHKHAHTNPNALTSKELSELLKDNRVPKDYAGWLGAWTEWKVLYLLGKDKNGFLDKDTIRGVYDGTLFEKLEERTAAHKKA, translated from the exons atGGCTTCCTCTTCTGTTGCACTCTCTGATGATACAAAAAACCAGG ATATCTATGGCGACGATCTGGAACCTCTTCAAAAGCATGCGGCTTTCTTCGACAGGAACAAAGACGGGCTTATCTACCCTTGGGAAACCTTCAAAg GGTTCCGTGCGATCGGCTCTGGGATTCCTCTGTCTACCGTTGCTTCTATCTTCATTAATGTCGCTCTCAGTGGTAAAACTCGTCCT GGaaaattctctcttctcttccctattGAGGTAAAGAACATTCAGAAAGGCAAACATGGGAGCGACAGTGGTGTCTATGATACAGAAGGAAG ATTCGTTCCAGAAAAGTTTGAGCAGATCTTTCATAAACATGCCCATACTAATCCAAACGCTTTAACATCAAAAGAGTTATCTGAATTGCTCAAGGACAACCGGGTTCCTAAAGACTACGCAGGATG GTTGGGCGCCTGGACGGAATGGAAGGTATTATACCTCTTGGGCAAAGACAAAAATGGTTTTCTAGACAAAGATACCATTAGAGGTGTTTATGATGGAACCCtctttgaaaagttggaggagagaacAGCAGCTCACAAAAAAGCATAA